A section of the Hypomesus transpacificus isolate Combined female chromosome 1, fHypTra1, whole genome shotgun sequence genome encodes:
- the LOC124468541 gene encoding terminal nucleotidyltransferase 5C, translated as MTDQSTAQRFHHLTAEQVEVLDQVLSEVVPIHGRGNFPTLELRPRDIIAAVRTRLQTQGITVRDVRLNGSTASHVLVQDNGTSYKDLDIIFGVELPRQEDFQVIKETVMGCLLDCLPAGVNRERISSSTMKEAYVQKMVKVFTEHDRWSLISLSNNSGKNLELKFVSMLRRQFEFSVDSFQIILDRMLECYLLEEESLQAVLAESMYGDFEAAMDHLRYRLIATRNPEEIRGGGLLKYSNLLVRDYRPASETQIKTLERYMCSRFFIDFPDVQEQQRKILSYLRNHFIGEERSKYQYLMTLRRVVDDSTVCLMGHERRQTLNMITVLALRVLGEQNIIPNTDHVTCYYQPAPYLAEHSASYIAEPGYCSYYIPQGGSTLLYQPYPLHLHTQTGLV; from the exons ATGACGGACCAGAGCACCGCTCAGCGGTTCCACCACCTGACAGCGGAGCAGGTGGAGGTCCTGGATCAGGTTCTGTCCGAAGTGGTTCCCATCCACGGCCGTGGAAATTTCCCCACCCTGGAGCTGCGGCCCCGTGACATCATTGCGGCGGTCCGCACCCGGCTACAGACGCAGGGCATCACCGTGAGGGACGTACGTCTAAATGGATCCACTGCCAGCCATGTTCTGGTCCAAGACAACGGGACCAGCTACAAAGACCTGGACATCATCTTTGGTGTGGAGCTTCCGAGGCAGGAAGACTTCCAG GTGATAAAGGAAACAGTGATGGGCTGCCTGCTGGACTGTCTACCTGCAggggtgaacagagagaggatcAGCAGCTCCACCATGAAGGAGGCCTATGTCCAGAAGATGGTCAAGGTCTTCACCGAACACGACCGCTGGagcctcatctccctctccaacAACAGCGGCAAGAACCTGGAACTCAAGTTTGTGAGCATGCTCAGGCGGCAGTTTGAGTTCAGCGTGGACTCATTTCAGATCATCTTGGACCGCATGCTGGAATGctacctgctggaggaggagtcacTGCAGGCA GTCCTGGCAGAGAGCATGTATGGGGACTTTGAGGCCGCCATGGATCACCTGAGGTACCGGCTGATTGCCACACGGAACCCGGAGGAGATCCGGGGTGGGGGTCTGCTCAAGTACAGCAACCTGCTGGTGAGGGACTACCGCCCAGCCAGCGAGACCCAGATCAAGACCCTGGAGCGCTACATGTGTTCGCGCTTCTTCATCGACTTCCCTGACGTGCAGGAACAGCAGAGGAAGATCCTGTCCTACTTGAGGAATCACTTCATCGGCGAGGAGCGGAGCAAATATCAGTACCTGATGACCCTGCGACGCGTCGTCGACGACAGTACGGTGTGCCTGATGGGACACGAGAGGCGGCAGACGCTCAACATGATCACGGTGCTGGCACTTAGGGTTCTGGGAGAACAGAACATTATCCCCAACACGGACCATGTGACCTGCTATTACCAGCCCGCGCCATACCTGGCCGAGCACAGCGCCTCCTACATTGCCGAGCCAGGCTACTGCAGCTACTATATACCACAGGGAGGTTCGACCCTTCTGTACCAGCCCTACCCtttacatctacacacacagactggcctgGTCTAG